In a genomic window of Helianthus annuus cultivar XRQ/B chromosome 10, HanXRQr2.0-SUNRISE, whole genome shotgun sequence:
- the LOC110882759 gene encoding uncharacterized protein LOC110882759 — translation MVNSDLCALCGEGIESVDHLFTACNISMSVWNRLSGWIKIPPIFAFSFKDLLEVHKWFDGNKSAKKIVRGLIMVTCWAIWKARNDKFFSKGRGDSNVIFGDVRSMGFLWLKCRSKNNNIGWRDWCSFPLYMM, via the coding sequence ATGGTAAATTCGGATTTATGTGCTTTATGCGGGGAAGGGATTGAGTCGGTAGATCACTTGTTTACGGCTTGCAACATATCGATGTCGGTTTGGAATAGGTTGAGTGGATGGATTAAGATTCCTCCTATTTTTGCCTTTTCCTTCAAGGATCTTTTAGAAGTTCACAAATGGTTTGACGGGAACAAAAGCGCTAAGAAGATAGTTCGCGGCCTTATTATGGTGACATGTTGGGCCATTTGGAAAGCTAGAAATGACAAGTTTTTCTCAAAGGGGAGGGGCGATAGCAATGTCATTTTTGGGGATGTTAGATCTATGGGTTTTTTATGGTTAAAATGTAGATCCAAAAATAATAACATTGGTTGGAGAGATTGGTGTAGCTTTCCTTTGTATATGATGTAA